The segment CACGACGGCCCGACGTCCGAGGGAGGCTCGTTCTCCTATGACGCCTTCACCATCGAAAACGTCATCAAGAAGCACGCCGATGCGATCGAGCGCGCGTTCGTGTTCGGCGGCGAGGCGGCCGTGCCCGCGTCCACGATGGATGCCGCCCGCGATGCCGAAGCGAGCAAATAGGGAAGCGCCCGAGGCGCTTTGCCGCCCCTGCGCGGACGTTCGCCGCGCAAGGGGCGGCCGGAAGCGGGGCCGACCGTATGGGCCGGGACTTCGAGGGACCGAGTGCGCTCGGTCCCTTTTTCGCGCCGACGCCGCACGGTGCAGGTTTTTTGCGGATGCGTCCACGGATCCCGTGCCGACGGGGTGCGTTTGCAGTATGGTATCCCGTCGGAACGAACTGCATGCCGAAACGATAGGAGATCGCGTGGGCGAATCCAACCTGGGTCGCGTCCTTCTGATTGCAAACCCCGCCGCGAACAACGGCCGCGTGAGGAACGTGGCCCTCGAGGCCCGAGATGCCCTGCGCACGGCATGCCCTTCGGTCGAAGAGGTGCAGCTGGTGCTGACCGAGCAGCCGGCGCATGCGACCCGCATCGCCTCGTCGGCGCATACGTGGGACACCGTGGTGGCCCTGGGCGGCGACGGGGTGGCCCACGAGGTGGCAAACGGCCTCATGTGCATCGAGGTCGCCGATCGGCCCTTGTTCGGCCTGCTCCCGTTCGGGTCGGGCAACGACTACGCGCGCACGCTGGGCATGCCCAGCGACCTGCGCGCAGCGGTCCGGGCGCTGGAGCGCGCCCATCCCCATCGCTTCGATTTGGGCGTGTGCAACGGGGAATTCTTCCTGCAGACGCTTTCCTTCGGCTTGGACGCGGCCATCGCGCTCGATACGGTTCAGCGGCGCAAGACCACGCGGCTTTCGGGCGCGCCCCTCTACCTCGTGAGCGGTTTGAGCCAGCTCATCGGGCATCTCGACGTTCATTGCGCGAAGCTCTCCGTCGACGGGGCCGACCCCGTTTCCCTCGACGTGCATCTTCTGGCCGTCCAAAACGGCGTGACGTACGGGGGAGGGTTCGCGGTGTGCCCCGATGCGCGCCCCGACGACGCCGAGCTCGATCTGTGCTGGGTCGACGGCCCCCAGTCGGTCGCCCGGGCGACCAAGACCTTCCTTTTGGCGAAGGGCGGAAAGCACACGGTGCGCCCCGGCGTGCGCTTCAGCCGCGGATCGCGCGTCACCGTCGAGTTTTCGGCTGCCGTTCCCGCCCAGATCGACGGGGAAGAGCTGAAGGGGACGCGCTTCGAGATCGGCGTCGCGCCCCGCGCCCTTTCGGTGCTTGCCCTCGCCTAGGCCGCTTTCGGCAGCGCCCCTCAACCGCTTCGGCGGCAGCGGTTCCCCAAAAAGGGCCCTGCGCCGTTTCGGGCGGGCGGTTTTCAGCCCCTTTCCGCGTCCGTCCGTCGGTGCGCGAGGGGCGCTTGTGCGCAGGTTATGTGCTCATCTGGGCTTCTTGATAATAATTTCCCTTCTGTATATAATTCTTCCTTGTGTCTGGGCGATCTATGGATACACCCGGACGCGTGGATTATCGGAGTCGAAAGCGCGTGCCCTCATCATGCGCAGGTCGGCAATCGTGATCCACGGCATGTAGGGGGTCTTTGGTGTACGACGAGGCGTGCGAGCAAAGGCCCGGAAGAGAGATGTTCGAAGTCCGTTGCGCTTCGGGCGTCTGAGAAAGGAAACACTAGCATGGGAGTCAAGCAGTACAAGCCGACTAGCCCCGGCCGCCGTTTCCAGATGGTCTCCGATTTCGCGGAGATCACCACGGATAAGCCGGAGAAGTCGCTCCTCGCGCCCCTGTCCAAGAAGGCAGGACGCAACAACAACGGCCGCATCACCACCCGCCATCAGGGCGGCGGACACAAGCGCCGTTACCGTATCATCGACTTCAAGCGCAACAAAGACGGCGTGCCCGCCAAGGTTGCCACGGTCGAGTACGACCCCAACCGTTCCGCCCGCATCGCCCTTCTGCACTATGTGGACGGCGAGAAGCGCTACATCCTGCACCCCAAGGGGCTGCACGTGGGCGACATGATCGTGAGCGGTCCCGAGGCCGACATCAAGCCCGGCAACGCGCTTCCCCTCGCGAACATCCCCGTCGGCACCCTCATCCACGCCGTCGAGCTCCAGCCCGGCAAGGGCGCGGCGCTCGCTCGCTCCGCGGGAACCAGCATCCAGCTCATGGGCAAGGAAGGCAAGTACGCCATCCTGCGCATGCCCTCCTCCGAAATGCGCCGCGTGCTGCTCACCTGCCGTGCGACCGTCGGAGAGGTCGGCAACGCCGAGCACTCCAACATCAAGATCGGCAAGGCCGGCCGTAGCCGCTGGCTGGGCATCCGTCCCACCGTCCGCGGTACCGTCATGAACCCGGTCGACCATCCGCACGGCGGCGGCGAAGGCAAGAACAAGTCCTCGGGCCGTCACCCCGTGTCTCCGTGGGGCGTTCCCACCAAGGGCCATCGCACCCGCAACCGCAAGAAGGCTTCGAGCCGCCTGATCATCCGCCGCCGCAAGAAGTAGCGCACGCGAAAAGGAGCAATAGTGAGCAGAAGTTTGAAGAAGGGACCTTTCGTCGAGCCGCGCCTTCTCGGTCGTATCGAGGCTATGAACGAAGCCGGAACCAAGGACGTCGTGAAGACCTGGTCTCGT is part of the Berryella intestinalis genome and harbors:
- a CDS encoding diacylglycerol/lipid kinase family protein encodes the protein MGESNLGRVLLIANPAANNGRVRNVALEARDALRTACPSVEEVQLVLTEQPAHATRIASSAHTWDTVVALGGDGVAHEVANGLMCIEVADRPLFGLLPFGSGNDYARTLGMPSDLRAAVRALERAHPHRFDLGVCNGEFFLQTLSFGLDAAIALDTVQRRKTTRLSGAPLYLVSGLSQLIGHLDVHCAKLSVDGADPVSLDVHLLAVQNGVTYGGGFAVCPDARPDDAELDLCWVDGPQSVARATKTFLLAKGGKHTVRPGVRFSRGSRVTVEFSAAVPAQIDGEELKGTRFEIGVAPRALSVLALA
- the rplB gene encoding 50S ribosomal protein L2, whose amino-acid sequence is MGVKQYKPTSPGRRFQMVSDFAEITTDKPEKSLLAPLSKKAGRNNNGRITTRHQGGGHKRRYRIIDFKRNKDGVPAKVATVEYDPNRSARIALLHYVDGEKRYILHPKGLHVGDMIVSGPEADIKPGNALPLANIPVGTLIHAVELQPGKGAALARSAGTSIQLMGKEGKYAILRMPSSEMRRVLLTCRATVGEVGNAEHSNIKIGKAGRSRWLGIRPTVRGTVMNPVDHPHGGGEGKNKSSGRHPVSPWGVPTKGHRTRNRKKASSRLIIRRRKK